In Xenopus tropicalis strain Nigerian chromosome 5, UCB_Xtro_10.0, whole genome shotgun sequence, one genomic interval encodes:
- the LOC105947221 gene encoding uncharacterized protein LOC105947221: MSVSRASSYKTRSRASCSSKSSIKEMAALARAEAEAAKVKSSFAAREMQLKKERASLEKERVDLQASLEKERVDLQASLERLAAEKEAAAAIAKAEYLEALEFSGSEKHSQVLVPDLDEQDPAQRVSEYVHQHPKKEDNYEPAHQPADTECQRSYPQPQYLRQDDMRPNDADNYCPTEQRLRPLPRMKGTPFASEWYYTDCSKQEALKRYGDTPHMQHHSTPGSTDANWAIMDFAKFFAKRELVTRGLTKFTDQAENYRSWRASFQNTIRDLDLSHQEELDLLVKWLGSESVEHAKRIRDININYPGRGLKMVWERLNECYRSIEAIENALFKRIDNFPRIVGKGYQKLRELCDLLREVQVAQAEGDLPGLAFLDTARGVNAIVQKLPYNLQEKWVTHGSTYKRVHNVPFPPFKVFVDFVSEQARIRNDPSFDLTMSCPTAPGVRPHKTPVAVHKTNIASTGSLYKPSKSSQEENRHRDLNQECPLHKKPHSLLKCRAFREKTLEDRKEFLKDNHICFRCCTTTSHLSRNCEVSVSCAECGSKEHNTALHPGPPSQALHQTEDHQKKQINTDKTNTVVTSQCTEICKGVAGGKSCSKICLVRVYPASHRDKAIKVYAILDDQSNRSLAKSTFFDTFNIIGPGSPYSLRTCAGTVETAGRKATGYKVESIDGQTCLSLPTILECNQIPDNRSEIPTPEVAAYHPHLRRIAHQIPELDPEAPIALLLGRDILRVHKARGQINGSQNAPYAQRLDLGWVIIGDVCLGGVHKPISVNSMLTSTVENGRPSLFQPCQNSFLIKELPHRDPVPCPFMDPSSEDHACEGERDHLGCTVFHRSREDNKVAMSIEDRLFLEIMDQGMTKDKSKSWVAPLPFRPRRQRLPDNKELVYKRFISLKHKLQRTPEMKEHFFNFMEKIFQNNHAEIAPALRDSEERWYLPTFGVYHPKKSGQIRVVFDSSARCEGISLNDVLLSGPDLNNRLLEVLLRFRKDSIAFMADIQQMFYCFLVKEEHRNYLRFFWYRNNDPNEDIVEYRMRVHIFGNSPSPAVATYGLRLSAQEGEAKYGSDVRSFVEKDFYVDDCLKSTPTNESAISLLKRTQEMLALSNLRLHKIASNSRELMEAFSTQDHSSDLKDLDLDSDSLPMQRSLGLLWDLKADTFTFQISKEEKPFTRRGVLSTINSLYDPLGFVTPVTIQGKIMLRDLTTEMSDWDDPLPTEKKDLWTVWKGSLEALTSLHVTRPYASIPSTEVKRQKLHIFCDASIKAIAAVAYLKTIDDKEQCHVGFVMSRTKLAPLREHTIPRLELCAAVLAVELAELITSGIGLEIKEVEFHTDSKVVLGYICNETRRFYVYVSNRVLRIRRSTSPQQWHYVPTQHNPADHATRSVAACHLKATTWFTGPAFLYRSTACDIGYNTFELIDPDADEEIRPEVSVLNTVTSDHQLESHRFSRFSTWMSLVRAIAILIHIAKSYTSTVTVSQKPCKGWHHCKNAFTASNLEKSKDIIIHTIQSECYTKEIEYLRKGQTVSKDSALRKLDPVIDRNGLMRIGGRLQEAKVEFREKHPIVLPGHHHVTTLLIRHHHVQTKHQGRLFTEGNLRAAGIWIVGAKRRVSQVIFNCITCRKLRGVSRNPKMASLPAERLNTDPPFTNVGLDVFGPWSVATRHTRGVHTGAKRWAVLFTYMSSRAVHIEVIESMDASSFINAFRRFIAIRGPVKCIRSDRGTNFVGAVKELQIPSNLDTAKVDRYLNEQGCTWTFNPPHSSHMGGVWERMIGIARKILDSIFLQVGSTRLTHESLVTFLAEVSAIMNARPLTTLSSDPEDLMILTPAMLLTQKTSTMSAPPGEFTEKDLYRRQWRQVQNLSNVFWDKWRKEYVSTLQLRRKWQTNELNIRPGDVVLMKDHQSDRNEWPLGLITNTFPSKDGSVRKAEVKIWKLGECKLFLRPTTELVLLFSPEKTSSDVR, translated from the coding sequence ATGTCTGTTAGCCGAGCATCATCATACAAAACCAGATCACGAGCAAGCTGCTCTAGCAAGTCCTCCATAAAAGAAATGGCTGCTCTCGCACGTGCAGAAGCTGAGGCTGCAAAAGTAAAGTCTTCCTTTGCTGCACGAGAGATGCAACTAAAAAAAGAGAGAGCATCGCTAGAAAAAGAACGAGTAGATCTGCAGGCATCACTAGAAAAAGAACGAGTAGATCTGCAAGCATCACTAGAAAGACTCGCCGCAGAGAAAGAAGCGGCAGCCGCAATAGCCAAGGCCGAATACCTGGAAgccctggagttttccggatccGAGAAACACAGCCAAGTACTTGTGCCAGACCTAGACGAACAAGATCCGGCCCAGCGTGTCTCAGAGTACGTCCACCAACATCCCAAGAAAGAGGACAACTATGAGCCAGCACATCAGCCAGCTGACACAGAGTGCCAAAGATCCTACCCTCAACCACAGTACCTTAGGCAGGACGATATGCGACCAAACGATGCTGACAACTACTGCCCTACGGAGCAGAGACTACGACCTTTGCCTCGAATGAAAGGAACACCTTTTGCATCAGAATGGTATTATACTGACTGCTCTAAACAAGAAGCTCTTAAAAGGTATGGTGATACACCACACATGCAGCATCATAGCACACCAGGTAGTACTGATGCTAACTGGGCCATCATGGACTTTGCGAAGTTCTTTGCTAAACGGGAGCTGGTTACCAGAGGACTTACAAAGTTCACCGACCAGGCCGAGAACTACAGGTCATGGCGAGCCTCCTTCCAAAACACCATAAGAGACTTAGACCTTTCCCATCAGGAAGAGTTAGACCTCCTGGTAAAGTGGCTTGGAAGCGAGTCTGTTGAACACGCCAAAAGAATCAGAGACATTAACATAAACTATCCTGGCAGAGGCCTAAAAATGGTGTGGGAAAGACTTAATGAGTGTTATAGGTCCATAGAAGCCATTGAAAATGCTTTGTTCAAAAGGATTGATAACTTTCCCAGAATAGTGGGTAAAGGTTACCAGAAGCTCAGGGAGTTATGTGACTTGTTAAGAGAGGTACAGGTTGCTCAAGCAGAAGGAGATCTACCAGGGTTAGCATTCCTAGACACTGCCAGAGGGGTTAAtgcgattgttcaaaaactcCCTTATAACTTACAAGAGAAGTGGGTCACACATGGTTCTACTTATAAACGGGTTCATAATGTACCATTTCCCCCCTTCAAGGTGTTTGTAGACTTTGTCAGTGAACAGGCAAGAATCAGAAATGATCCCAGTTTTGATCTCACAATGTCATGTCCCACTGCCCCTGGTGTCAGACCTCATAAAACACCAGTGGCAGTCCACAAAACTAACATTGCCTCCACAGGTTCTCTATACAAACCATCTAAGTCTTCTCAAGAAGAGAACAGACACAGAGATCTTAACCAAGAATGCCCCCTGCACAAGAAACCACATTCTTTACTAAAATGCAGAGCCTTCAGAGAAAAGACTTTAGAGGACCGCAAAGAGTTCCTTAAAGACAACCACATCTGCTTCAGGTGCTGCACTACAACATCGCACCTATCAAGGAACTGTGAGGTCAGTGTGTCATGCGCAGAATGTGGTAGTAAAGAACACAATACGGCTTTACACCCTGGGCCACCTTCTCAGGCATTACACCAAACAGAGGACCATCAAAAGAAGCAGATAAACACTGACAAAACCAACACAGTAGTCACTTCTCAGTGTACCGAGATCTGTAAAGGAGTGGCAGGAGGAAAGTCCTGCTCAAAAATCTGCCTTGTCAGAGTTTACCCGGCCAGTCACCGAGATAAAGCGATTAAGGTATACGCAATCCTAGACGATCAAAGCAACCGGTCTTTAGCAAAATCCACCTTTTTTGACACCTTCAACATCATAGGACCCGGTTCTCCCTACTCCTTAAGGACATGTGCAGGTACCGTTGAGACGGCGGGGAGGAAGGCAACTGGATACAAGGTAGAGTCCATAGACGGGCAGACCTGCTTGTCACTGCCAACCATACTGGAGTGCAACCAAATTCCCGACAACCGTTCTGAGATACCTACACCAGAAGTAGCAGCATACCACCCCCACCTGAGGCGTATAGCTCACCAGATACCAGAACTGGATCCAGAAGCACCAATAGCCTTACTCCTAGGAAGAGACATACTACGTGTTCACAAAGCTAGAGGACAGATTAATGGTTCCCAAAATGCTCCATACGCCCAGAGACTTGACCTAGGGTGGGTCATCATAGGAGATGTCTGTCTAGGAGGAGTGCACAAGCCAATCTCTGTCAACAGCATGCTCACCAGCACAGTTGAAAATGGACGTCCCTCCTTATTCCAACCATGTCAGAACAGTTTCCTGATAAAAGAATTGCCACACAGAGATCCTGTCCCTTGTCCCTTCATGGATCCTTCTAGCGAAGACCACGCCTGCGAGGGTGAACGAGATCACTTAGGGTGTACAGTTTTCCATAGGTCAAGAGAAGACAACAAGGTCGCAATGTCCATAGAAGACAGGCTGTTCTTAGAGATCATGGATCAAGGAATGACAAAGGACAAGTCAAAAAGCTGGGTCGCACCTTTACCATTTAGACCCCGAAGACAACGCTTACCTGACAATAAAGAACTTGTCTACAAAAGATTCATCTCCCTTAAGCACAAACTTCAGAGGACACCAGAGATGAAAGAACATTTCTTTAACTTTATGGAAAAAATATTCCAGAACAACCATGCAGAAATAGCACCTGCGCTCCGAGACTCAGAGGAACGTTGGTACTTACCCACATTCGGCGTATATCATCCTAAAAAGTCAGGCCAGATACGAGTAGTGTTCGACTCAAGTGCCAGGTGCGAAGGTATATCATTAAACGATGTCTTACTGTCTGGTCCAGACCTCAACAACAGACTTCTAGAGGTACTTCTACGTTTCCGTAAAGATTCCATAGCATTCATGGCCGACATACAACAGATGTTCTACTGCTTCCTCGTCAAGGAGGAGCACAGAAATTACTTGAGGTTCTTCTGGTACCGCAACAATGACCCTAATGAAGACATCGTAGAGTACCGTATGAGGGTGCACATCTTCGGAAACAGTCCTTCACCTGCAGTCGCTACCTATGGTCTCAGACTTTCAGCTCAAGAGGGTGAAGCAAAGTATGGGTCAGATGTCAGATCCTTTGTAGAGAAAGATTTCTATGTGGATGACTGCTTGAAATCCACACCTACGAATGAGTCGGCAATCAGTCTCTTAAAAAGGACTCAAGAGATGCTCGCTTTATCTAATCTGAGGTTACACAAAATTGCCTCCAACAGCCGTGAGTTAATGGAAGCCTTCTCAACCCAAGACCATTCGAGTGACCTTAAGGACTTGGATCTTGACTCCGATTCCCTTCCCATGCAGCGGAGTCTTGGTTTGCTCTGGGACTTGAAGGCAGACACCTTTACCTTCCAGATCAGCAAAGAAGAAAAGCCCTTCACACGCAGAGGAGTTCTGTCCACGATAAACAGCTTGTACGATCCTCTGGGATTTGTAACACCTGTCACCAttcaaggcaaaattatgttaagGGACCTCACCACAGAGATGTCTGATTGGGATGATCCGCTCCCCACAGAGAAAAAAGACCTATGGACAGTTTGGAAAGGGTCTCTTGAAGCTTTGACCAGTCTTCATGTGACACGACCCTATGCTTCCATACCATCTACAGAAGTCAAGAGACAAAAGCTACATATCTTCTGCGATGCTTCAATCAAGGCAATCGCTGCTGTAGCATACCTAAAGACCATTGATGACAAAGAACAATGCCATGTAGGATTCGTCATGAGTCGGACCAAACTGGCACCTCTCCGCGAACACACAATACCCAGACTggagctctgtgctgctgtgctTGCAGTGGAGTTGGCTGAACTTATAACTTCAGGAATAGGCCTAGAAATCAAAGAAGTCGAGTTCCACACGGACAGTAAGGTAGTCCTAGGATATATCTGCAACGAAACTAGACGCTTTTATGTCTACGTCTCCAATCGGGTGCTGAGGATCAGGAGATCCACTAGTCCTCAACAGTGGCACTACGTGCCTACACAACATAATCCTGCAGACCACGCAACCAGATCCGTCGCAGCCTGCCACCTGAAAGCCACAACATGGTTCACAGGTCCTGCGTTCCTGTACCGTTCAACTGCTTGCGATATCGGATACAACACATTTGAATTGATAGACCCAGACGCGGATGAAGAGATCCGACCTGAAGTGTCTGTCCTTAACACAGTGACTTCTGATCATCAACTTGAATCTCACCGTTTCAGCAGGTTCTCCACCTGGATGTCTCTGGTCCGTGCGATAGCCATCTTGATTCATATAGCTAAGTCCTACACATCTACAGTAACTGTGAGTCAGAAACCTTGTAAAGGTTGGCATCACTGCAAGAACGCCTTTACTGCTTCCAATCTGGAGAAGTCCAAGGACATAATAATCCACACAATTCAATCTGAATGTTACACTAAGGAGATAGAATACCTCAGAAAAGGCCAAACAGTCTCCAAAGACAGTGCTTTGAGAAAGCTTGATCCCGTCATTGACCGGAATGGGTTGATGAGAATAGGAGGCCGTCTTCAGGAGGCCAAAGTAGAATTCAGAGAAAAACATCCTATAGTACTTCCAGGACATCACCATGTTACGACCCTACTCATACGACATCACCATGTTCAAACAAAACACCAAGGACGATTGTTTACTGAAGGGAATCTACGAGCTGCTGGAATATGGATTGTGGGAGCAAAGAGACGTGTAAGCCAGGTCATTTTCAACTGCATCACCTGTCGCAAACTTCGTGGTGTGTCTCGGAACCCAAAAATGGCCAGTCTCCCAGCTGAAAGACTCAACACAGATCCTCCCTTCACGAACGTTGGCTTAGACGTATTTGGTCCCTGGTCAGTGGCTACCAGACACACAAGAGGCGTTCACACCGGTGCAAAGCGTTGGGCAGTCCTGTTTACGTACATGTCCAGCAGGGCAGTCCATATAGAAGTGATCGAATCTATGGATGCTTCCAGCTTCATAAATGCATTCCGACGGTTTATCGCCATTAGAGGACCTGTGAAATGTATTCGTTCAGATAGAGGCACGAATTTCGTTGGAGCAGTAAAAGAACTCCAAATTCCTTCCAACTTGGATACTGCCAAGGTGGACAGATACCTAAATGAGCAAGGATGCACATGGACCTTTAATCCACCTCATTCCTCCCACATGGGCGGTGTctgggaaaggatgatagggaTAGCAAGGAAAATCTTGGATTCCATCTTCTTGCAAGTAGGGAGTACAAGACTCACACATGAAAGCCTGGTCACATTCTTGGCAGAAGTCTCAGCCATCATGAACGCAAGACCGTTGACTACCCTTTCCAGTGACCCTGAAGATTTGATGATCCTTACCCCTGCCATGTTACTCACACAGAAGACCAGCACCATGAGTGCTCCACCTGGAGAATTTACTGAAAAAGACCTGTATAGACGTCAATGGAGGCAGGTGCAAAATCTTTCTAATGTCTTCTGGGACAAGTGGAGAAAAGAGTATGTCTCTACCTTGCAGTTAAGAAGGAAGTGGCAAACTAACGAGCTGAACATCAGACCTGGAGATGTCGTGCTCATGAAAGACCACCAATCAGATCGGAATGAGTGGCCACTGGGCCTCATCACCAACACGTTTCCGAGCAAGGATGGGAGTGTACGTAAAGCCGAGGTCAAAATCTGGAAGCTTGGCGAGTGCAAACTATTCCTCAGACCAACCACAGAGCTTGTGTTGTTGTTTTCACCTGAGAAGACAAGTAGTGACGTCCGTTGA